One Candidatus Sericytochromatia bacterium genomic region harbors:
- a CDS encoding Spx/MgsR family RNA polymerase-binding regulatory protein: MSSRTLYLKSGCSTCISARRWLTEAHVPFAERDMFRHPLSDDELETLVSRVSAASLFSFRSPSVKSLGLNPDAMAEAEMLHWMGREPRLIRRPLLVTPERIVIGFDPEALRAALDAGA; the protein is encoded by the coding sequence GTGTCTTCGCGAACCCTTTACCTCAAATCCGGTTGCTCGACCTGCATCTCGGCGCGACGCTGGCTGACGGAGGCCCACGTGCCCTTCGCGGAACGCGATATGTTCCGGCACCCCCTATCGGATGACGAGCTGGAGACGCTGGTCTCCAGGGTGTCCGCCGCCAGCCTGTTCTCGTTTCGCAGCCCGTCGGTCAAGTCGCTGGGATTGAACCCGGACGCCATGGCGGAAGCAGAGATGTTGCACTGGATGGGGCGAGAACCCCGGTTGATCCGTCGCCCCTTGCTGGTGACCCCCGAGCGAATCGTGATCGGGTTCGACCCGGAGGCGCTCCGCGCAGCCCTCGACGCAGGGGCCTGA